The Pocillopora verrucosa isolate sample1 chromosome 2, ASM3666991v2, whole genome shotgun sequence genome has a segment encoding these proteins:
- the LOC131773422 gene encoding uncharacterized protein, which produces MKETSGFLSLLPGPGVAFLDFVVEGAEHACARPQLARNFPGKGMFLTYNLGDVDAACEEFNKSGYPLAMPIKTETWFERHCYVIDPNGIPLNLAHWNDTPAEPKGVSSMVFYYTSLNLSDLQNWYSKNLNMTVTSGVDQIDWVIKLTAAKGTVEFRPFHPRNITNNPASFIPHLLEEFDGHGLSYTFNFNTSTEVDRWCQYLEDRNLNLKRPLGRVGGHKRCAIDDPNSVLINIATPGWNEYEEEVNCPVETKSEAPGILKGASILSVAVALLISVLLF; this is translated from the exons atGAAGGAAACGTCAGGATTTCTCTCGCTCCTACCCGGGCCAG GTGTTGCCTTTCTTGATTTCGTCGTGGAGGGTGCAGAACACGCATGCGCCAGACCTCAGTTGGCTAGGAATTTTCCTGGGAAAGGCATGTTTCTTACTTATAATCTGGGAGATGTGGATGCAGCTTGTGAGGAGTTCAACAAGTCTGGATATCCGCTGGCCATGCCAATAAAAACTGAGACTTGGTTTGAACGTCATTGTTACGTCATTGATCCAAACGGGATACCGCTGAACCTAGCTCATTGGAATGACACTCCAGCTGAACCAAAAG GCGTTAGCAGCATGGTATTCTATTATACCTCTCTCAACCTGTCTGATTTACAAAACTGGTACAGTAAAAACCTTAACATGACGGTGACGAGCGGGGTGGACCAGATCGATTGGGTGATAAAGCTGACCGCTGCTAAAGGCACTGTGGAGTTTCGTCCATTCCATCCTAGAAACATAACCAATAACCCAGCTTCTTTCATTCCGCACTTACTGGAAGAATTTGATGGACATGGCCTGTCATATACGTTTAATTTCAACACATCCACCGAAGTGGACAG GTGGTGCCAGTACCTTGAAGACCGCAATCTGAACCTAAAGCGACCATTAGGCCGGGTGGGTGGGCATAAGAGATGCGCAATAGATGACCCGAATAGTGTGTTAATAAACATAGCCACCCCTGGATGGAACGAGTACGAAGAAGAGGTGAACTGCCCGGTCGAAACGAAATCCGAAGCTCCAGGGATTTTGAAAGGAGCCAGCATCTTGTCCGTGGCTGTAGCGCTTCTTATTTCAGTCTTGCTTTTTTAG